One Serinicoccus chungangensis genomic window carries:
- the pafA gene encoding Pup--protein ligase, with the protein MLSRIMGVETEFGVNATFTGPSRLSPEEVSRYLFRKVVAWGRSSNVFLGNGSRLYLDVGSHPEYATAECTDLLDLVAHDRAGELVIQDLAEDAEQRLAAEGLDATVYVLKNNVDSRGNSYGSHENYLVERRTRMERITDTLVPFLVTRQLVTGAGRLHVVEQRATYLVSQRADHMWEDLSSATTRSRPIINTRDEPHADPEKHRRLHVIVGDSTMSQTTTMLRLGTTDLVLKMLEAGTVVPDLVLANPMQAIRQVSRDRTGRTPLALRRGGTITALELQRELLGLTAGYARGAGLDEHPAYRDVLDLWERGLEAIETDRLDLVDTEIEWVMKKKLLDSYARRHDLEPWDPRLQQLDLAWHDIHPRRGLARILERSGAARTVVDEARIQTATTVPPQTRARLRGDFVRAAAEHRRDFTVDWVHLKLNDAAQRTVICKDPFAAQDERVDALIEHIRSTSGAPTKGSGSPG; encoded by the coding sequence GTGCTGAGCCGCATCATGGGCGTCGAGACCGAGTTCGGCGTCAACGCGACCTTCACCGGCCCCTCCCGGCTCTCCCCGGAGGAGGTCTCCCGCTACCTCTTCCGCAAGGTCGTGGCGTGGGGCCGCTCGTCCAACGTCTTCCTCGGCAACGGCTCACGCCTCTACCTCGACGTCGGCTCGCACCCCGAGTACGCCACCGCCGAGTGCACCGACCTGCTCGACCTCGTCGCCCACGACCGCGCGGGGGAGCTGGTCATCCAGGACCTCGCGGAGGACGCCGAGCAGCGGCTGGCCGCCGAGGGCCTGGACGCGACCGTCTACGTGCTCAAGAACAACGTCGACTCCCGCGGCAACTCCTACGGCTCGCACGAGAACTACCTCGTCGAGCGGCGCACCCGCATGGAGCGCATCACCGACACCCTCGTCCCGTTCCTCGTCACCCGGCAGCTGGTCACCGGCGCCGGGCGGCTGCACGTCGTGGAGCAGCGGGCGACCTACCTCGTCTCCCAGCGCGCCGACCACATGTGGGAGGACCTCTCCTCGGCGACGACCCGCTCCCGGCCCATCATCAACACTCGCGACGAGCCGCACGCCGACCCCGAGAAGCACCGACGCCTGCACGTCATCGTCGGCGACTCCACCATGAGCCAGACGACGACGATGCTGCGCCTGGGCACCACCGACCTCGTGCTCAAGATGCTGGAGGCCGGCACCGTCGTGCCCGACCTCGTCCTGGCCAACCCCATGCAGGCCATCCGCCAGGTCAGCCGCGACCGCACCGGGCGCACCCCGCTGGCGCTGCGCCGCGGTGGCACCATCACCGCCCTGGAGCTGCAGCGCGAGCTGCTGGGGCTGACCGCCGGGTATGCCCGGGGCGCCGGGCTGGACGAGCACCCTGCCTACCGCGACGTGCTCGACCTGTGGGAGCGCGGGCTCGAGGCGATCGAGACCGACCGGCTGGACCTCGTCGACACCGAGATCGAGTGGGTCATGAAGAAGAAGCTGCTGGACTCCTACGCGCGGCGGCACGACCTCGAGCCGTGGGACCCGCGCCTGCAGCAGCTCGACCTCGCCTGGCACGACATCCACCCGCGGCGCGGGCTCGCGCGCATCCTGGAGCGCTCCGGCGCCGCGCGGACCGTGGTCGACGAAGCCCGGATCCAGACCGCGACGACCGTGCCGCCGCAGACCCGGGCCCGGCTGCGCGGCGACTTCGTCCGGGCCGCCGCCGAGCACCGGCGGGACTTCACCGTGGACTGGGTGCACCTCAAGCTCAACGACGCCGCGCAGCGCACGGTCATCTGCAAGGACCCGTTCGCCGCGCAGGACGAGCGGGTCGACGCCCTCATCGAGCACATCCGCTCGACGAGCGGTGCTCCCACGAAAGGTTCAGGGTCGCCGGGTTAG
- a CDS encoding ubiquitin-like protein Pup: protein MSQQQFDRRRDSGAGDGPEPDATPPPAAPAAQSAERDAALDSLLDEIDGVLETNATEFVHGFVQKGGQ from the coding sequence ATGTCGCAGCAGCAGTTCGACCGCCGACGGGACAGCGGTGCCGGGGACGGCCCGGAGCCGGACGCCACCCCGCCCCCCGCCGCACCGGCGGCGCAGAGCGCCGAGCGGGACGCGGCGCTGGACTCCCTGCTCGACGAGATCGACGGGGTCCTGGAGACCAACGCGACCGAGTTCGTGCACGGCTTCGTGCAGAAGGGCGGCCAGTGA
- the dop gene encoding depupylase/deamidase Dop — protein MGVGRVMGIETELGITSTQRDAAGQPVTPMVLSGQVVRAYAAGAPVGAALPAAAGWDYADETPLRDARGFEMARALAHRSQLTDVEDPTIATSVLSNGARFYVDHAHPEYSSPEVTGPLAAVRWDRAGEEVALAAVRTLAREGLDVRLYKNNVDGKGASYGTHENYLVPRSVPFDRLAAGLIPFLVARPVIAGAGRVGLGQASERPGFQLSQRADYLEAEIGLETTLRRPIVNTRDEPHATPHLHRRLHVIVGDATMADVTTYLALGSLSAVLRVVETHPHLLDGLTLARPVAAAQQVSHDPTLRATVQLADGRSLTGLDLLEAHLDAAEEAAGSGHEAWSEAGEGQTAPLLRRWREVLDTLRRDPAGAAGQVEWVAKQQLLERFAERAGVGWEDPRLAAMDIQWHDLDPDRGLARKLRAAGRLERLVGDEEVAHAVTHPPEDTRAWFRGEVVRRYGAGGGVRAASWDSVVLADERGRLRRVRIEEPTGGRRDRAASLLDRHTDAAGLLSELVSEDV, from the coding sequence ATGGGCGTGGGCAGGGTCATGGGCATCGAGACCGAGCTCGGCATCACCAGCACGCAGCGGGACGCCGCCGGGCAGCCGGTGACCCCGATGGTCCTCTCCGGGCAGGTGGTCCGGGCGTATGCCGCGGGCGCGCCCGTCGGGGCGGCGCTGCCCGCTGCCGCGGGCTGGGACTACGCCGACGAGACACCGCTGCGCGACGCGCGCGGCTTCGAGATGGCCCGCGCGCTGGCGCACCGCTCCCAGCTCACCGATGTCGAGGACCCGACGATCGCCACCTCGGTGCTGTCCAACGGGGCCCGGTTCTACGTCGACCACGCCCACCCGGAGTACTCCAGCCCCGAGGTCACCGGCCCGCTCGCCGCGGTGCGCTGGGACCGGGCGGGGGAGGAGGTCGCCCTCGCGGCGGTCCGCACCCTCGCCCGGGAGGGCCTGGACGTGCGGCTCTACAAGAACAACGTGGACGGCAAGGGCGCCTCCTACGGCACCCACGAGAACTACCTCGTGCCCCGGTCGGTCCCCTTCGACCGGCTGGCCGCCGGGCTCATCCCCTTCCTCGTGGCCCGGCCGGTGATCGCCGGGGCCGGGCGGGTGGGGCTCGGGCAGGCCAGCGAGCGGCCCGGCTTCCAGCTCTCCCAGCGCGCCGACTACCTCGAGGCCGAGATCGGGCTGGAGACCACGCTGCGCCGGCCCATCGTCAACACCCGCGACGAGCCGCACGCCACCCCGCACCTGCACCGTCGTCTGCACGTCATCGTCGGGGACGCGACGATGGCCGACGTCACCACCTACCTCGCCCTCGGGTCGCTGTCGGCGGTGCTGCGGGTCGTCGAGACCCACCCGCACCTGCTCGACGGGCTGACCCTGGCGCGTCCCGTCGCCGCCGCGCAGCAGGTCAGCCACGACCCCACCCTGCGGGCGACGGTGCAGCTGGCCGACGGCCGCAGCCTCACCGGGCTGGACCTGCTCGAGGCGCACCTCGACGCCGCCGAGGAGGCGGCGGGGTCCGGGCACGAGGCCTGGTCGGAGGCGGGCGAGGGGCAGACCGCGCCGCTGCTGCGCCGGTGGCGGGAGGTCCTGGACACCCTGCGGCGCGACCCGGCCGGGGCCGCGGGGCAGGTCGAGTGGGTCGCCAAGCAGCAGCTGCTCGAGCGGTTCGCCGAGCGCGCGGGGGTGGGCTGGGAGGACCCCCGGCTGGCCGCCATGGACATCCAGTGGCACGACCTCGACCCCGACCGCGGCCTGGCCCGCAAGCTGCGGGCCGCGGGCAGGCTGGAGCGCCTCGTGGGCGACGAGGAGGTCGCCCACGCCGTCACCCACCCGCCCGAGGACACCCGGGCCTGGTTCCGCGGCGAGGTGGTCCGGCGCTACGGCGCGGGCGGGGGAGTGCGGGCCGCCTCCTGGGACTCGGTGGTGCTCGCCGACGAGCGCGGCCGGCTGCGCCGGGTGCGGATCGAGGAGCCGACCGGAGGGCGTCGGGACCGGGCCGCCAGCCTGCTGGACCGGCATACCGACGCCGCCGGGCTGCTGTCCGAGCTCGTCAGCGAGGACGTCTGA
- a CDS encoding MFS transporter, which produces MRDAPDEHTTPAPAPSTPTTAIIVVLALCGTLVSLQQTLVLPLLPVFPEILDTTSDNASWLVTVTLLTAAVGTPIVSRLADMFGKRLLLIVCMWAVIAGSVVSALSSELALVVLGRGLSGLGACLVPVGISIMRDHLPADRVGSGVALMSATLGIGGAIGMPLAGVIYDNLDWHALFYVSGGFAVVMLVAVYLVVPESTVKTRGRFDYVGAALLSVALTCFLLAVSKAGTWGWASPLTLSLLAAAGLVLAAWVPWELRTGQPLVDIRTSMRRTVLLTNAASVLIGFAMFANFLTSAQQVQMPADTGYGFGLSAVSTGLVLLPSGLLMVAMSPVSAGLIRRYGARAVLIAGAVTIALGFIGRSLLHRSVLEVVITSSIASLGTALAFAAMPTLIMRAVPITETASANGLNTLLRSIGTSSASALVAAVFAASMTATASGVLAPSFAAYQLIFWAGAAASLGGGLIAAFIRRPQRVSVEEPGAVAAPTGERTEVKHAGMGDLPELLVRGRVVGPRGGPLRQAVTTVLRPDGTHIDWGRTDNDGRYTLALPEPGAYLLVVSADGWAPQSCLVDLAVGHEEDVTMTRRLLLSGHVLDDGRPLGGVLVSLIKHSGEYVATAHTDPDGYYEVGLPPPGRYVLTAVDHDAGRTRSRALTVLATSTTLDLDMVTGVPRPRVDA; this is translated from the coding sequence ATGAGGGACGCCCCGGACGAGCACACCACCCCGGCCCCCGCACCCAGCACCCCCACCACGGCGATCATCGTCGTCCTGGCCCTGTGCGGCACCCTCGTCTCGCTGCAGCAGACCCTGGTCCTCCCGCTGCTCCCGGTCTTCCCGGAGATCCTCGACACCACCAGCGACAACGCGTCCTGGCTGGTCACCGTCACGCTGCTCACCGCCGCGGTGGGCACCCCCATCGTGTCGCGCCTGGCCGACATGTTCGGCAAGCGGCTGCTGCTCATCGTCTGCATGTGGGCGGTCATCGCCGGGTCGGTCGTCTCGGCCCTCAGCTCCGAGCTCGCGCTCGTGGTCCTCGGCCGCGGTCTCAGCGGGCTGGGCGCCTGCCTGGTGCCGGTGGGGATCAGCATCATGCGCGACCACCTGCCGGCCGACCGGGTCGGGTCCGGCGTGGCGCTCATGTCGGCGACGCTCGGCATCGGCGGCGCGATCGGGATGCCGCTGGCGGGCGTCATCTACGACAACCTCGACTGGCACGCGCTGTTCTACGTCTCCGGCGGGTTCGCCGTCGTCATGCTCGTCGCGGTCTACCTCGTCGTGCCGGAGTCGACGGTCAAGACCCGTGGCCGGTTCGACTACGTCGGTGCCGCCCTGCTCTCCGTGGCGCTCACCTGCTTCCTGCTCGCGGTCAGCAAGGCCGGCACCTGGGGCTGGGCCTCCCCGCTGACCCTCAGCCTGCTGGCGGCGGCCGGTCTGGTGCTCGCCGCGTGGGTCCCCTGGGAGCTGCGGACCGGTCAGCCGCTGGTCGACATCCGCACCTCGATGCGGCGCACGGTGCTGCTCACCAACGCCGCGTCGGTCCTCATCGGCTTCGCGATGTTCGCCAACTTCCTCACCTCGGCCCAGCAGGTGCAGATGCCGGCCGACACCGGCTACGGCTTCGGGCTGTCCGCGGTGTCCACCGGCCTGGTCCTGCTGCCCAGCGGCCTGCTCATGGTGGCCATGTCCCCGGTGTCCGCGGGGCTCATCCGCCGCTACGGCGCCCGGGCCGTCCTCATCGCCGGTGCGGTGACGATCGCGCTGGGCTTCATCGGCCGCTCGCTGCTGCACCGCAGCGTCCTCGAGGTGGTCATCACCTCGAGCATCGCCTCGCTCGGCACCGCGCTGGCCTTCGCGGCCATGCCGACGCTCATCATGCGGGCCGTGCCCATCACCGAGACCGCGTCGGCCAACGGGCTCAACACCCTCCTGCGCTCGATCGGCACGTCCTCGGCCTCGGCGCTCGTGGCGGCCGTCTTCGCCGCGTCCATGACCGCCACCGCCAGCGGCGTCCTGGCGCCCTCGTTCGCGGCATACCAGCTCATCTTCTGGGCCGGGGCCGCCGCCTCCCTCGGCGGCGGGCTCATCGCGGCCTTCATCCGGCGCCCGCAGCGGGTCAGCGTCGAGGAACCGGGGGCCGTGGCCGCCCCCACCGGGGAGCGCACCGAGGTCAAGCACGCGGGGATGGGCGACCTGCCCGAGCTGCTCGTGCGCGGGCGGGTCGTGGGGCCGCGGGGCGGCCCGCTGCGGCAGGCGGTCACGACGGTGCTGCGCCCCGACGGCACCCACATCGACTGGGGCCGCACCGACAACGACGGGCGCTACACCCTCGCGCTGCCCGAGCCGGGCGCCTACCTGCTCGTCGTGTCCGCGGACGGCTGGGCGCCGCAGTCGTGCCTCGTCGACCTGGCCGTCGGGCACGAGGAGGACGTGACGATGACGCGACGGCTGCTGCTGTCCGGGCACGTCCTCGACGACGGCCGCCCGCTGGGCGGGGTGCTCGTCTCGCTCATCAAGCACTCCGGGGAGTACGTCGCCACGGCGCACACCGACCCCGACGGCTACTACGAGGTCGGGCTGCCGCCGCCGGGCCGCTACGTCCTCACCGCCGTCGACCACGACGCCGGCCGCACCCGCTCCCGGGCGCTCACGGTCCTGGCCACCTCCACGACCCTCGACCTCGACATGGTCACCGGCGTCCCGCGGCCGCGGGTCGACGCCTGA
- a CDS encoding DUF3054 domain-containing protein, with the protein MHRLGDLLLLLVFAVAGRSSHELGLTPLGVLQTAWPFAVGTAVGWMLTWRARRWWVEGLAVGGMALAVGMLLRVVTGAGAAPAFVVVAAVVLVGGALGWRALVQALSVGRRRV; encoded by the coding sequence GTGCACCGGCTCGGCGACCTGCTGCTGCTCCTCGTCTTCGCCGTGGCCGGCCGGTCCAGCCACGAGCTGGGCCTCACCCCGCTCGGGGTGCTCCAGACCGCGTGGCCGTTCGCCGTCGGCACGGCCGTCGGGTGGATGCTGACCTGGCGGGCGCGGCGGTGGTGGGTGGAAGGTCTCGCCGTCGGCGGGATGGCCCTGGCCGTCGGGATGCTGCTGCGCGTCGTCACCGGCGCCGGCGCCGCCCCGGCCTTCGTCGTCGTGGCCGCGGTCGTCCTCGTGGGCGGCGCCCTGGGGTGGCGGGCGCTCGTGCAAGCGCTGTCGGTGGGCAGGCGTAGGGTCTGA
- the arc gene encoding proteasome ATPase translates to MTEASSRERHLEQQVQSLSSRVSELKGQNDALTTTLKSAKQQIVGLREDLDALASPPLAMGQLLRLVGDGTADVSLSGRRIRTQISSEVDTGDLRPGREVLLNEAQAIVGVADYERAGDVVTCKEVLEDGRLSVLVRGEDERIARRAGSLAGATVRVGDALLLDPRSGFVTERIERPEVTELMLEEVPDISYGDIGGLAGQIEQIRDAVELPFLHADLYAAHDLRPPKGVLLYGPPGCGKTLIAKAVAASLARQAAEQRGLAPGGARSYFLNIKGPELLNKYVGETERHIRLIFQRAREKSAEGDPVVVFFDEMESLFRTRGSGVSSDVETTIVPQLLAEIDGVERLDNVIVIGASNREDMIDPAILRPGRLDVKIKIERPDAQGARDIFSKYLTPGIPLHATALQAHDGDREATVGALIDGVVERMYAVSPANAFLEVTYAGGDREVLYFRDFASGAMVHNIVDRAKKLAIKDSLTLGEQGLRERHLEQAYLDEFKENEDLPNTTNPDDWARVSGKKGERITYIRTLVGDASGTQPGRSVDLGER, encoded by the coding sequence ATGACCGAGGCGTCCTCGCGCGAGCGCCACCTCGAGCAGCAGGTGCAGTCGCTCAGCAGCAGGGTCAGCGAGCTCAAGGGCCAGAACGACGCGCTCACGACCACCCTCAAGAGCGCCAAGCAGCAGATCGTGGGGCTGCGCGAGGACCTCGACGCCCTCGCCTCCCCGCCGCTCGCGATGGGCCAGCTGCTGCGGCTCGTCGGCGACGGCACCGCCGACGTCTCGCTGTCCGGCCGGCGCATCCGCACCCAGATCTCCTCCGAGGTCGACACCGGGGACCTGCGGCCCGGCCGCGAGGTGCTGCTCAACGAGGCGCAGGCGATCGTCGGCGTCGCCGACTACGAGCGGGCGGGCGACGTCGTCACCTGCAAGGAGGTCCTGGAGGACGGGCGCCTCAGCGTGCTCGTCCGCGGCGAGGACGAGCGCATCGCCCGGCGCGCCGGCTCGCTCGCCGGGGCCACCGTCCGGGTGGGGGACGCGCTGCTGCTGGACCCGCGCAGCGGCTTCGTCACCGAGCGGATCGAGCGGCCCGAGGTCACCGAGCTCATGCTCGAGGAGGTCCCGGACATCTCCTACGGCGACATCGGCGGTCTCGCCGGCCAGATCGAGCAGATCCGCGACGCCGTCGAGCTGCCCTTCCTGCACGCCGACCTCTACGCCGCCCACGACCTGCGGCCGCCCAAGGGGGTCCTGCTCTACGGCCCGCCGGGGTGCGGGAAGACGCTCATCGCCAAGGCCGTCGCCGCCTCGCTCGCCCGCCAGGCGGCCGAGCAGCGCGGGCTGGCGCCCGGCGGCGCCCGCAGCTACTTCCTCAACATCAAGGGCCCCGAGCTGCTCAACAAGTACGTCGGGGAGACCGAGCGGCACATCCGGCTCATCTTCCAGCGGGCGCGGGAGAAGTCGGCCGAGGGCGACCCGGTGGTCGTCTTCTTCGACGAGATGGAGTCGCTGTTCCGCACCCGCGGCTCCGGGGTGTCCTCCGACGTGGAGACCACCATCGTGCCCCAGCTGCTCGCCGAGATCGACGGGGTGGAGCGCCTCGACAACGTCATCGTCATCGGCGCCTCCAACCGCGAGGACATGATCGACCCGGCGATCCTGCGACCGGGCCGGCTCGACGTCAAGATCAAGATCGAGCGCCCCGACGCTCAGGGCGCCCGCGACATCTTCTCCAAGTACCTCACCCCCGGCATACCGCTGCACGCCACCGCGCTGCAGGCGCACGACGGGGACCGGGAGGCCACGGTCGGCGCGCTCATCGACGGTGTCGTGGAGCGGATGTATGCCGTGTCCCCGGCCAACGCGTTCCTCGAGGTGACCTACGCCGGGGGGGACCGCGAGGTGCTCTACTTCCGCGACTTCGCCTCCGGCGCCATGGTGCACAACATCGTCGACCGCGCCAAGAAGCTCGCGATCAAGGACTCCCTCACGCTCGGGGAGCAGGGGCTGCGGGAGCGGCACCTGGAGCAGGCCTACCTCGACGAGTTCAAGGAGAACGAGGACCTGCCCAACACCACCAACCCGGACGACTGGGCCCGGGTCTCGGGCAAGAAGGGGGAGCGGATCACCTACATCCGCACCCTCGTCGGTGACGCCTCGGGCACCCAGCCGGGCCGCTCGGTCGACCTCGGCGAGCGCTGA
- a CDS encoding tRNA (adenine-N1)-methyltransferase, whose protein sequence is MTRPTGADMRRGPFRAGDRVQLTDPKGRLHTITLEPGKEFHTHRGHLRHDDLIGAADGTVVRHTSGADYLALRPLLSDFVLSMPRGAQVVYPKDAGQIVTYADIFPGATVVEAGVGSGALSLSLLRAVGEQGRLLSFERREDFADIARANARAFFGLDHPAWSVTVGDLVDELPRAVDPGTVDRVVLDMLAPWDCLGVVADALAPGGVLICYVATTTQLSRVAEAAKAAGGWTPPQAWESMNRGWHLEGLAVRPEHRMHGHTGFLVTLRRLAPDTDAHLRRSRPAPGAYGEDYVPAAGEWSAADLGERPVSDKKLRRTRRDAQSTADRVTGDGTDGEEQA, encoded by the coding sequence ATGACCAGGCCGACGGGCGCCGACATGCGGCGCGGACCCTTCCGGGCGGGCGACCGCGTGCAGCTGACCGACCCCAAGGGGCGCCTGCACACCATCACCCTGGAGCCGGGCAAGGAGTTCCACACCCACCGCGGCCACCTGCGCCACGACGACCTCATCGGCGCCGCCGACGGCACGGTGGTGCGGCACACCTCGGGCGCCGACTACCTCGCGCTGCGGCCGCTGCTGTCCGACTTCGTGCTGTCGATGCCCCGCGGGGCCCAGGTCGTCTACCCCAAGGACGCCGGGCAGATCGTCACCTACGCCGACATCTTCCCGGGTGCCACCGTCGTCGAGGCGGGCGTCGGCTCGGGCGCCCTGTCGCTCTCGCTGCTGCGCGCGGTGGGGGAGCAGGGCCGGCTCCTGAGCTTCGAGCGGCGGGAGGACTTCGCCGACATCGCCCGCGCCAACGCCCGCGCGTTCTTCGGCCTGGACCACCCGGCCTGGTCGGTCACCGTCGGTGACCTCGTGGACGAGCTCCCGCGGGCCGTGGACCCCGGCACCGTGGACCGGGTCGTGCTGGACATGCTGGCGCCCTGGGACTGCCTCGGGGTGGTCGCCGACGCGCTCGCCCCCGGGGGCGTCCTCATCTGCTACGTCGCCACCACCACGCAGCTCTCGCGGGTGGCCGAGGCGGCCAAGGCCGCCGGCGGCTGGACGCCTCCGCAGGCGTGGGAGTCGATGAACCGCGGCTGGCACCTCGAGGGTCTGGCCGTGCGCCCCGAGCACCGGATGCACGGGCATACCGGCTTCCTCGTGACGCTGCGGCGGCTCGCGCCGGACACCGACGCCCACCTGCGTCGCAGCCGCCCCGCCCCCGGCGCCTACGGGGAGGACTACGTGCCCGCCGCCGGCGAGTGGAGCGCCGCCGACCTCGGCGAGCGCCCGGTCTCGGACAAGAAGCTGCGGCGCACCCGCCGCGACGCGCAGAGCACCGCCGACCGGGTGACCGGCGACGGGACCGACGGTGAGGAGCAGGCATGA
- a CDS encoding site-2 protease family protein, with the protein MERAPGWRVGTLSGIPIYLGRSWVLVAVLMIALFGPTVQRTLPGLGAWSYAVALAFVLLLLVSVLVHEAAHALVAQGVGFGVSRIVADFWGGHTAHDGAGGTPARSAAVAVVGPLANGALALVGWWAMGVLDTTGVPLLLAYAFTWANSFVAVFNLVPGLPLDGGFLLEALVWGVTGNRHRGTVVAGWSGRLVVVLVAVVLLVPPLLAGEQVPWTRVAWVALIGVFLWQGASQAVRLGRQGLRASRRTLAETAHRPGVVAEDALLHMVPWGEHPVWVVVDGAGRPDGLVDPPALQQVPREAWPATPAAAVAVRLPAGWAVPMPPQARLDEVIEVMRRSGSGVVALLDDEGRPWGVVSTHDVTGSRS; encoded by the coding sequence ATGGAGCGAGCACCCGGCTGGCGTGTCGGCACCCTGTCCGGCATCCCCATCTACCTGGGCCGCAGCTGGGTGCTCGTGGCGGTGCTCATGATCGCGCTCTTCGGCCCCACGGTGCAGCGCACGCTGCCCGGTCTGGGCGCCTGGAGCTACGCCGTGGCGCTGGCCTTCGTCCTGCTGCTGCTGGTGTCGGTGCTCGTGCACGAGGCGGCGCACGCGCTCGTCGCCCAGGGCGTCGGCTTCGGGGTCTCCCGCATCGTGGCGGACTTCTGGGGCGGGCACACCGCCCACGACGGCGCCGGCGGCACCCCGGCCCGCAGCGCGGCGGTCGCGGTCGTCGGGCCGCTCGCCAACGGCGCGCTCGCGCTGGTCGGCTGGTGGGCCATGGGGGTGCTCGACACCACCGGTGTCCCGCTGCTGCTGGCGTATGCCTTCACCTGGGCCAACTCCTTCGTCGCCGTCTTCAACCTCGTCCCGGGCCTGCCGCTGGACGGCGGGTTCCTGCTGGAGGCGCTGGTCTGGGGGGTCACCGGCAACCGGCACCGCGGCACCGTGGTCGCGGGGTGGTCCGGCCGCCTCGTCGTGGTCCTCGTCGCGGTCGTGCTGCTCGTGCCGCCGCTGCTGGCCGGCGAGCAGGTGCCGTGGACCCGGGTCGCCTGGGTGGCCCTCATCGGCGTCTTCCTCTGGCAGGGCGCCAGCCAGGCGGTCCGGCTCGGCCGCCAGGGCCTGCGCGCCTCGCGGCGCACCCTCGCCGAGACCGCGCACCGGCCGGGCGTCGTCGCCGAGGACGCGCTGCTGCACATGGTGCCGTGGGGCGAGCACCCCGTCTGGGTGGTCGTCGACGGCGCGGGCCGCCCGGACGGGCTGGTCGACCCGCCCGCGCTGCAGCAGGTGCCCCGCGAGGCGTGGCCGGCCACTCCCGCCGCCGCCGTCGCGGTCCGGCTCCCGGCCGGCTGGGCGGTGCCCATGCCGCCGCAGGCCCGGCTGGACGAGGTCATCGAGGTCATGCGCCGCTCCGGCTCCGGGGTGGTCGCGCTGCTCGACGACGAGGGTCGGCCGTGGGGCGTGGTGAGCACCCACGACGTCACCGGCAGCCGCTCGTAG
- a CDS encoding RecB family exonuclease: MEAVTEHHARALSPSRAADFMQCPLLYRFRVVDRLPEPPSTAAARGSLVHAVLDRLFDLPPGHRTLEAATDLVPGEWERLLLADPVLAELAREDACGGTEELLRSWFALEDPTRLQPAERELYVEADLDGLVIRGYVDRLDEAPDGRLRVVDYKTGRSPSETFEGRALFQLKFYALALWRSRGVLPSRLQLVYLRDRTMLWVDPTEADLLATERKVRALWAAIEQVARTGDWRARPGRTCSWCAHQAICPAWGGTPPPLPEGATALALDPRSAAG; encoded by the coding sequence ATGGAGGCGGTCACGGAGCACCACGCCCGGGCCCTGTCCCCCTCGCGGGCCGCCGACTTCATGCAGTGCCCGCTGCTCTACCGCTTCCGCGTCGTCGACCGGCTGCCGGAACCGCCCAGCACCGCCGCGGCGCGCGGCAGCCTGGTGCACGCCGTCCTGGACCGCCTCTTCGACCTGCCACCCGGGCACCGCACCCTCGAGGCGGCGACCGACCTCGTACCCGGCGAGTGGGAGCGGCTGCTGCTGGCCGACCCGGTGCTCGCCGAGCTGGCCCGCGAGGACGCCTGCGGCGGCACGGAGGAGCTGCTGCGCAGCTGGTTCGCCCTCGAGGACCCCACCCGGCTGCAGCCGGCCGAGCGCGAGCTCTACGTGGAGGCCGACCTCGACGGCCTCGTCATCCGCGGCTACGTCGACCGTCTCGACGAGGCGCCGGACGGGCGGCTGCGGGTCGTGGACTACAAGACCGGCCGCTCTCCCTCCGAGACCTTCGAGGGACGGGCGCTCTTCCAGCTCAAGTTCTACGCCCTGGCGCTGTGGCGCAGCCGGGGCGTCCTGCCGAGCCGGCTCCAGCTCGTCTACCTGCGCGACCGCACGATGCTGTGGGTCGACCCGACCGAGGCCGACCTGCTCGCCACCGAGCGCAAGGTCCGCGCCCTCTGGGCCGCGATCGAGCAGGTGGCGAGGACCGGCGACTGGCGGGCCCGACCGGGGCGGACCTGCTCCTGGTGCGCCCACCAGGCGATCTGCCCGGCCTGGGGCGGCACTCCCCCGCCGCTGCCGGAGGGCGCCACGGCCCTGGCGCTGGACCCGCGGTCAGCCGCGGGGTGA